A DNA window from Thioalkalivibrio sp. XN279 contains the following coding sequences:
- the rnhA gene encoding ribonuclease HI, whose translation MSRVEAWTDGACRGNPGPGGWGALLRAGEREMELMGAEPLTTNNRMELTAAIRALEALKRPCEVDLYTDSQYLRGGIMEWMAGWKRNGWRTAGRKPVKNQDLWQELDAAAARHEVRWHWVKGHSGHPENDRADALANAAIDALQAAEGVGT comes from the coding sequence TTGAGCCGGGTGGAGGCGTGGACGGACGGCGCCTGTCGCGGCAATCCCGGCCCGGGGGGCTGGGGAGCGCTGCTGCGCGCCGGTGAGCGCGAGATGGAGCTCATGGGCGCCGAGCCGCTCACCACCAACAACCGCATGGAGCTCACCGCCGCGATCCGCGCGCTGGAGGCGCTGAAGCGTCCCTGCGAGGTCGACCTGTACACGGACTCGCAGTACCTGCGCGGCGGGATCATGGAATGGATGGCCGGCTGGAAGCGCAACGGCTGGCGCACTGCCGGGCGCAAGCCGGTCAAGAACCAGGACCTGTGGCAGGAACTCGACGCGGCGGCTGCACGCCACGAGGTGCGCTGGCACTGGGTGAAGGGGCACAGCGGCCATCCCGAGAACGACCGCGCGGACGCGCTGGCCAACGCGGCCATCGACGCGCTGCAGGCGGCCGAGGGCGTGGGGACATGA
- a CDS encoding PQQ-dependent sugar dehydrogenase: MNTTCIAPPRPASTLALSVQRAFPALSFQQPLFMLQAPGDASQWYVLEKTGRVRSFGNQPDVSSTRVFLDLSGVVNTASEGGLLGLAFAQDYASSRIAYVSYTRTPPTGGMQSVVSRFQSTDGGLSLDPASEQVLLTIDQPYNNHNGGGISFGPDGFLYIAIGDGGSGGDPLNNAQTTTNLLGAILRIDVSGDGDYTVPPDNPFAGNPRCATGEGAADCPEIFAWGLRNPWRFSFDRATGRLWAGDVGQNAREEIDIIERGGNYGWRFREGFVCYNPATDCPSSGLIDPVLDYPHSEGSSVTGGYVYRGPALPEFQGRYLFGDFVSGRLWVLDADESGQYDKTLLAQTGRNIASFGEAEDGTLFIVDYGGGIYALQATGGGSTTTIPERLSDTGCVAPADATQPAAGLIPYQPNAPFWSDGAEKGRWLALPDGTRITLTAEGDFDFPPGAVLMKNFRRQDRLIETRLFMRHPDGVWAGYTYAWNEAQTDATRVIGGALVDISGRPWLFPSEAECLQCHTAAAGRSLGLEIAQLNGDLLYPQTDRTANQLLTLDAIELLDPPLTAEPAALPALPDPFGSAALPARARAYLHTNCAGCHRPGGPTPSAMDLRYDVTLGATATCDVPGITGSNLGIEDAHLLSPGDPGRSLIWLRMGLRDAHAMPPIGSLEADEDGLALISAWIAGLTGCD; this comes from the coding sequence GTGAATACCACCTGCATCGCGCCACCCCGCCCGGCCAGCACGCTGGCGCTTTCGGTGCAGCGCGCTTTCCCGGCCCTGAGTTTCCAGCAGCCGCTGTTCATGCTGCAGGCTCCAGGCGACGCCTCGCAGTGGTACGTACTGGAGAAGACGGGGCGTGTGCGCAGCTTCGGGAACCAGCCGGACGTATCGAGCACCCGCGTGTTCCTGGACCTTTCCGGAGTCGTCAATACCGCGTCCGAAGGCGGCCTGCTCGGTCTCGCCTTCGCACAGGATTACGCCAGCAGCCGCATCGCCTACGTTTCGTACACGCGCACGCCCCCCACCGGCGGCATGCAGTCGGTGGTCTCACGATTCCAGAGCACCGACGGCGGGCTGTCTCTGGACCCCGCATCGGAGCAAGTGCTGCTCACCATCGACCAGCCCTACAACAACCACAACGGCGGCGGCATCAGCTTCGGCCCCGACGGCTTCCTGTACATCGCCATCGGCGACGGCGGCTCCGGCGGCGACCCGCTGAACAATGCCCAGACCACGACCAACCTGCTCGGCGCCATATTGCGCATCGACGTCTCCGGCGACGGCGACTACACCGTTCCGCCCGACAATCCCTTCGCCGGCAACCCGCGCTGCGCCACCGGCGAGGGCGCGGCGGACTGTCCGGAGATTTTCGCCTGGGGCCTGCGCAACCCCTGGCGCTTCAGCTTCGATCGCGCCACGGGCCGCCTGTGGGCCGGCGACGTCGGTCAGAACGCGCGCGAGGAGATCGACATCATCGAGCGCGGCGGCAACTACGGTTGGCGTTTTCGCGAGGGTTTCGTCTGCTACAACCCCGCAACCGACTGCCCTTCCTCTGGGCTCATAGACCCTGTGCTGGACTATCCCCATAGCGAGGGAAGCTCGGTAACCGGCGGCTACGTGTATCGCGGGCCGGCGCTGCCCGAGTTCCAAGGGCGCTACCTGTTCGGCGACTTCGTCTCCGGGCGCCTGTGGGTGCTCGATGCGGATGAATCCGGACAGTATGACAAGACCTTGCTGGCACAGACCGGCCGCAACATCGCGTCCTTCGGCGAAGCGGAGGACGGTACGCTCTTCATCGTCGATTACGGCGGCGGCATCTATGCGCTGCAGGCAACGGGCGGCGGATCGACGACCACCATCCCGGAACGGCTTTCCGACACCGGCTGCGTGGCGCCCGCCGATGCCACCCAGCCTGCCGCCGGGCTGATCCCCTATCAGCCCAATGCGCCCTTCTGGTCGGACGGCGCCGAGAAGGGTCGCTGGCTCGCACTGCCGGATGGCACGCGCATCACGCTCACGGCCGAGGGGGACTTCGACTTCCCGCCGGGCGCCGTCCTAATGAAGAATTTCCGGCGGCAGGACCGGCTCATCGAGACGCGGCTGTTCATGCGCCACCCTGACGGCGTATGGGCGGGCTACACCTACGCCTGGAATGAAGCGCAGACCGACGCGACGCGGGTCATCGGCGGGGCGCTCGTCGATATCTCCGGCCGCCCCTGGCTGTTCCCGAGTGAAGCCGAGTGCCTGCAGTGCCACACGGCGGCGGCCGGCCGATCGCTCGGCCTGGAGATCGCGCAGCTCAACGGCGACTTGCTCTATCCCCAGACCGATCGCACCGCTAACCAGCTGCTCACCCTGGACGCGATCGAACTGCTCGATCCACCGTTGACTGCTGAGCCCGCTGCGCTACCAGCGCTGCCGGATCCCTTTGGCAGCGCTGCGCTGCCTGCAAGGGCGCGCGCCTACCTGCACACCAATTGCGCGGGTTGTCATCGGCCGGGCGGGCCGACGCCATCGGCCATGGACTTGCGCTATGACGTGACACTCGGTGCGACCGCCACCTGCGACGTCCCGGGCATTACCGGCAGCAACCTGGGTATCGAGGACGCTCACCTGCTGAGCCCGGGCGATCCGGGCCGCTCGCTCATCTGGCTGCGCATGGGGTTGCGCGACGCGCATGCGATGCCGCCGATCGGCAGCCTGGAAGCGGACGAAGACGGGTTGGCCCTGATCAGCGCGTGGATCGCCGGGCTGACGGGCTGCGATTAG
- a CDS encoding Na(+)/H(+) antiporter subunit D, protein MFEIVIPPAFVMLIGAFLVAVSRPGLRPVIALAAPLVTLYAIWQIPDGIQLTATFLGYEVQVVEGSPVRRLFATVFALMGFGGVLFAFRQAKWYELAAAMAYASGAIGVSFAGDLIVMFLFWELMALFSVVVVWCGGTFGSKRAGIRYIIMHLLGGIILKVGIEGIMIHTGSVEIRALTLDNFDTWLVFIGILVNAAAPPISAWLADAYPESSPTGSVFLSAFTTKTAVLALMLLFPGQPLLIGIGLWMIFYGIIYALLENDIRRILSYSIINQVGFMVVAVGIGTEMALNGAAAHAFAHIFYKALLFMSAGAVIYQTGKHKCSELGGLFRTMPLTTICGTIGALAISAFPLTSGFISKSLTVSAAAEMHMTWVWYLMVAASAGVFLHAGIKFPWYVFFQKDSGLRPKDPPWNMQAAMVLFSIVCIGLGVFPQLLYGLLPYPVEYEPYTAEHVVTQTQLLLFAGLAFFVMLPLMKRTLTVSLDLDWFWRVGWVRLFRAFEGLMNGLREGAGGFVQGLLRRFSDGLMRHHGAQGVLARAWPVGSMLLWVALLLAVFMIFRYFPGVGPS, encoded by the coding sequence ATGTTCGAGATCGTCATTCCGCCGGCATTCGTGATGCTCATCGGGGCCTTCCTGGTCGCGGTGTCGCGTCCGGGCCTGCGACCGGTGATCGCGCTTGCCGCGCCGCTGGTGACGCTGTACGCGATCTGGCAGATCCCGGACGGCATCCAGCTCACCGCCACCTTCCTCGGCTACGAGGTGCAGGTGGTCGAAGGCAGCCCGGTGCGGCGGCTGTTCGCCACCGTGTTCGCGCTGATGGGCTTCGGCGGCGTGCTGTTCGCCTTCCGCCAGGCCAAGTGGTACGAGCTCGCCGCGGCCATGGCCTACGCTTCGGGTGCCATCGGCGTGAGCTTCGCCGGCGACCTCATCGTGATGTTCCTGTTCTGGGAGCTGATGGCGCTGTTCTCGGTGGTGGTGGTGTGGTGCGGCGGCACTTTCGGCTCCAAGCGCGCCGGCATCCGCTACATCATCATGCATCTCCTCGGCGGCATCATCCTCAAGGTCGGCATCGAGGGCATCATGATCCACACCGGCTCGGTGGAGATCCGCGCCCTCACGCTGGACAACTTCGACACCTGGCTGGTGTTCATCGGCATCCTGGTGAACGCGGCCGCGCCGCCCATCAGCGCCTGGCTGGCCGACGCCTACCCCGAGTCCTCGCCCACCGGCTCGGTGTTCCTCTCGGCCTTCACCACCAAGACGGCGGTGCTGGCGCTGATGCTGCTGTTCCCGGGCCAGCCGCTGCTCATCGGCATCGGGCTTTGGATGATCTTCTACGGCATCATCTACGCGCTGCTCGAGAACGACATCCGCCGCATTCTTTCCTATTCCATCATCAACCAGGTCGGGTTCATGGTGGTGGCCGTCGGCATCGGCACCGAGATGGCGCTCAACGGCGCGGCGGCGCACGCTTTCGCGCACATCTTCTACAAGGCGCTGCTGTTCATGAGCGCCGGCGCCGTGATCTACCAGACCGGCAAGCACAAGTGCTCGGAGCTGGGCGGGCTGTTCCGCACCATGCCGCTGACCACCATCTGCGGCACCATCGGCGCGCTGGCCATCTCGGCCTTCCCGCTCACCTCGGGCTTCATCTCCAAGTCGCTGACCGTGTCGGCCGCCGCCGAGATGCACATGACCTGGGTGTGGTACCTGATGGTGGCGGCATCGGCCGGCGTGTTCCTGCATGCCGGCATCAAGTTCCCGTGGTACGTGTTCTTCCAGAAGGACTCGGGGCTGCGCCCGAAGGACCCGCCGTGGAACATGCAGGCGGCCATGGTGCTGTTCTCGATCGTGTGTATCGGGCTGGGGGTGTTCCCGCAGCTGCTGTACGGGCTGCTGCCGTACCCGGTGGAGTACGAGCCTTACACCGCGGAGCACGTGGTGACGCAGACACAGCTGTTGCTGTTCGCCGGGCTGGCGTTCTTCGTCATGCTGCCGCTGATGAAGCGCACGCTCACCGTGAGCCTGGACCTCGACTGGTTCTGGCGCGTCGGCTGGGTGCGCCTGTTCCGCGCCTTCGAGGGGCTGATGAACGGCCTGCGGGAAGGCGCCGGCGGTTTCGTCCAGGGCCTGCTGCGACGATTCTCCGACGGGCTGATGCGCCACCACGGCGCGCAGGGCGTGCTGGCGCGGGCCTGGCCGGTGGGGAGCATGCTGCTGTGGGTGGCGCTGCTCCTCGCCGTCTTCATGATTTTCCGCTATTTCCCCGGGGTCGGACCGTCTTAA
- the dnaQ gene encoding DNA polymerase III subunit epsilon produces MRRQIVLDTETTGLEPAEGHRIIEIGCLELVNRRLTGRKFHQYLNPEREIDRAAEDVHGLSNTFLADKPRFAEVAAEFLEFVQGAELVIHNAAFDLGFLDAELARLAPPGPTMGEICGVLDTLMLARQLHPGQRNSLDALCKRFAIDNSNRELHGALLDAQLLADVYLVMTGGQAELVLGAEESTAAGTGRRKPKQVRRKGLKLVVQRASEEELAAHEAALDRLDQAVGGPCIWRQATSEVPVEP; encoded by the coding sequence ATGAGGCGACAAATCGTGCTCGACACGGAGACCACCGGCCTGGAGCCGGCCGAGGGCCACCGCATCATCGAGATCGGTTGCCTGGAGCTGGTGAACCGGCGGCTCACGGGGCGCAAGTTCCACCAATACCTCAACCCCGAGCGCGAGATCGATCGCGCCGCCGAGGACGTGCACGGCCTGTCGAACACCTTCCTCGCCGACAAGCCGCGCTTTGCCGAAGTGGCGGCGGAGTTCCTCGAGTTCGTGCAGGGCGCGGAGCTGGTGATCCACAATGCCGCTTTCGACCTCGGCTTCCTGGATGCCGAGCTGGCGCGGCTGGCGCCGCCCGGCCCGACGATGGGCGAGATCTGCGGCGTGCTGGATACGCTGATGCTGGCGCGGCAGCTCCACCCGGGGCAGCGCAACAGCCTCGATGCGTTGTGCAAGCGCTTCGCGATCGACAACTCCAACCGCGAGCTGCACGGGGCCCTGCTCGACGCCCAGCTCCTGGCCGACGTCTACCTGGTGATGACGGGCGGGCAGGCGGAGCTGGTGCTGGGGGCGGAGGAATCGACGGCGGCCGGGACCGGGCGACGCAAGCCGAAGCAGGTGCGCCGCAAGGGGCTGAAGCTGGTGGTGCAGCGCGCGAGCGAGGAGGAGCTGGCGGCGCACGAGGCGGCGCTGGATCGGCTGGACCAGGCGGTCGGTGGTCCGTGCATCTGGCGCCAGGCGACCTCTGAGGTCCCGGTCGAGCCCTAA
- a CDS encoding class I SAM-dependent methyltransferase: protein MPIYPMELDDWLESPAGQRLRQAEHVVAAEPLRRVFGCQLLQVGAWGRADEFIGMAGTARRAVCAEQPAPGVGFLAEDWQLPVASHSVDAVLLPHTLERSSEPHQLLRECERVLTGGGRLIVLGFNPWSVLGMRRLLTRGAWPPTIDQLYSERRLRDWLSLLNFDVTTRARYFPAFAESGERVRHRGRRLPGYYGGYLLVAIKRVHAVTPLRRLWQRPERIPTGLAEPTTRSRL, encoded by the coding sequence ATGCCGATCTACCCCATGGAACTCGACGACTGGCTGGAATCCCCGGCGGGCCAGCGCCTGCGCCAGGCGGAGCATGTCGTCGCGGCGGAGCCGCTGCGCCGCGTGTTCGGCTGCCAGCTGCTGCAGGTCGGTGCCTGGGGCCGGGCCGACGAGTTCATCGGTATGGCCGGCACGGCCCGGCGTGCCGTGTGCGCCGAGCAACCGGCGCCCGGTGTCGGCTTCCTCGCCGAGGACTGGCAGCTGCCGGTGGCCAGCCACTCGGTGGATGCGGTGCTGCTGCCGCACACCCTGGAGCGCTCCAGCGAGCCGCACCAGCTGCTGCGGGAATGCGAGCGCGTGCTGACCGGCGGCGGCCGCCTCATCGTGCTCGGCTTCAATCCCTGGAGCGTGCTCGGCATGCGCCGGCTGCTGACGCGCGGCGCCTGGCCGCCCACCATCGACCAGCTTTATTCGGAGCGGCGCCTGCGCGACTGGCTGTCGCTGTTGAACTTCGACGTCACCACGCGCGCGCGCTATTTCCCGGCGTTCGCCGAGTCGGGCGAGCGCGTGCGGCATCGCGGGCGGCGGCTGCCGGGCTACTACGGCGGCTACCTCCTGGTGGCCATCAAGCGCGTGCATGCCGTGACGCCGCTGCGCCGGCTGTGGCAGCGGCCCGAACGCATCCCCACCGGCCTCGCCGAGCCGACCACGCGGAGCCGGCTTTGA
- a CDS encoding monovalent cation/H+ antiporter subunit D family protein has protein sequence MLGAAVAALLPAGRLPWLWATAVSWFMLYAAATLAAQAMDLGVLSYWMGGWTPPIGIEYRLDPANALLALLIALLAAVVLPFAGPSLAAEVPERKSPWLYAALLLFLAGQMGIAVTGDAFNVFVFLEISSLATYTLIGLGRNRRALTASFSYLIMGTVGATFFLIGVGLLYAMTGTLNMADLAVRIPEVAATRTVHTAYAFIVVGVCLKLALFPLHLWLPNAYTYAPSAVTALMAATATKVAIYVLIRFIYTVFGPAFSFGDMPTVQLLVPLAIVGLLSTSVVAIGQANIKRMLAYSSVAQIGYMVLGIGMASTLGLTAALLHVFNHALMKGALFLALGCIAYRFGTTQIDAFRGLGRRMPWTMAAFVAGGLSLIGVPLTVGFISKWYLVSAAIELGWWPIVAVIIVGSLLAVIYIWRVVEVAYLQPAEDTSRCEAPLALLLPTWVLVGLNFWFGIDTRVTVGIAERAATLLFSTAAGGAP, from the coding sequence ATGCTGGGCGCGGCGGTGGCCGCGCTGTTGCCGGCCGGCCGCCTGCCCTGGCTGTGGGCCACGGCGGTGAGCTGGTTCATGCTCTATGCCGCCGCCACGCTGGCGGCCCAGGCCATGGACCTGGGCGTGCTGAGCTACTGGATGGGCGGCTGGACGCCGCCCATCGGCATCGAGTACCGGCTCGACCCGGCCAACGCGCTGCTGGCGCTCTTGATCGCGCTGCTGGCCGCCGTGGTGCTGCCTTTCGCGGGACCGAGCCTTGCCGCGGAGGTCCCGGAGCGCAAATCGCCCTGGCTCTACGCCGCCCTGCTGCTGTTCCTCGCCGGCCAGATGGGCATCGCGGTCACGGGCGACGCCTTCAACGTGTTCGTGTTCCTCGAGATCTCCTCGCTGGCGACCTACACCCTCATCGGCCTGGGCCGCAACCGGCGCGCGCTCACCGCCTCTTTTTCCTACCTGATCATGGGCACGGTCGGCGCCACCTTCTTCCTCATCGGGGTCGGCCTGCTGTACGCCATGACCGGGACGTTGAACATGGCCGACCTGGCGGTGCGCATCCCGGAAGTCGCGGCGACGCGCACGGTGCACACCGCCTACGCCTTTATCGTGGTCGGCGTCTGCCTCAAGCTGGCCCTGTTCCCGCTGCACCTGTGGCTGCCCAACGCCTACACCTACGCGCCCAGCGCCGTCACCGCGCTGATGGCCGCCACCGCCACCAAGGTGGCGATCTACGTCCTGATCCGTTTCATCTACACCGTCTTCGGCCCGGCCTTTTCCTTCGGCGACATGCCGACCGTGCAGTTGCTGGTGCCGCTGGCGATCGTCGGCCTGCTGAGCACCTCGGTGGTGGCCATCGGCCAGGCCAACATCAAGCGCATGCTGGCCTACTCCTCGGTGGCGCAGATCGGCTACATGGTGCTGGGCATCGGCATGGCCTCGACGCTGGGCCTCACCGCCGCGCTGCTGCACGTGTTCAACCATGCACTGATGAAGGGCGCGCTGTTCCTCGCGCTGGGTTGCATCGCCTATCGCTTCGGCACCACGCAGATCGACGCCTTCCGCGGCCTCGGGCGGCGCATGCCCTGGACCATGGCGGCCTTCGTCGCGGGCGGACTGAGCCTTATCGGCGTGCCGCTCACGGTCGGCTTCATCAGCAAGTGGTACCTGGTCTCCGCCGCCATCGAGCTGGGCTGGTGGCCCATCGTCGCCGTGATCATCGTGGGCTCGCTGCTGGCGGTGATCTACATCTGGCGCGTGGTCGAGGTGGCTTACCTGCAGCCGGCTGAGGATACCAGCCGCTGCGAGGCGCCGCTGGCCCTGTTGCTGCCGACCTGGGTGCTGGTCGGCCTGAACTTCTGGTTCGGCATCGACACCCGCGTCACCGTCGGCATCGCCGAGCGCGCCGCGACGCTGCTGTTCTCCACCGCCGCGGGTGGCGCGCCATGA
- the gloB gene encoding hydroxyacylglutathione hydrolase has translation MLKVTPVQAFRDNYIWLIHGEDPRRVAVVDPGDAGPVLKALESRALEAVAILLTHHHPDHSGGIPALRQALDIPAWGPATELVAGVTHPVSGGDHVDLPRLGLSFAVIDIPGHTAGHIAFYGHGALFCGDTLFSAGCGRVFEGTPEQMLGSLDTLARLPDDTLVYCGHEYTLANLRFARAVEPGNAEIAQHAEHVAALREDDNPSLPSTLALEKRINPFLRCDEPGVQDAARRHAGHPLASRIEVFAAVRRWKDEFA, from the coding sequence ATGCTCAAGGTCACACCCGTCCAGGCATTCCGCGACAACTACATCTGGCTGATCCACGGCGAGGACCCGCGGCGCGTGGCCGTGGTCGATCCCGGCGATGCGGGGCCGGTGCTCAAGGCCCTGGAATCCCGGGCGCTCGAGGCCGTCGCCATCCTGCTCACGCACCATCACCCCGACCACTCCGGCGGCATTCCGGCCCTGCGCCAGGCGCTGGACATCCCGGCCTGGGGCCCGGCCACCGAACTGGTGGCGGGGGTCACGCACCCGGTCAGCGGCGGCGACCACGTCGACCTGCCGCGGCTCGGACTCAGCTTCGCCGTCATCGACATCCCCGGGCACACGGCCGGCCATATCGCCTTCTACGGCCACGGCGCACTGTTCTGCGGCGACACCCTGTTCAGCGCCGGCTGCGGCCGCGTGTTCGAGGGCACGCCGGAACAGATGCTGGGCTCGCTGGACACCCTCGCCCGCCTGCCGGACGACACCCTGGTCTACTGCGGCCACGAGTACACGCTCGCCAACCTGCGCTTCGCCCGCGCGGTCGAGCCCGGCAACGCCGAGATCGCGCAGCATGCCGAGCATGTAGCGGCGCTGCGCGAGGACGACAATCCCAGCCTGCCCTCGACCCTGGCGCTGGAGAAACGCATCAATCCCTTCCTGCGCTGCGACGAGCCGGGCGTGCAGGACGCCGCCCGACGCCATGCCGGCCACCCGCTCGCCTCGCGCATCGAGGTGTTCGCGGCCGTGCGACGCTGGAAAGACGAATTCGCCTGA
- a CDS encoding monovalent cation/H+ antiporter subunit D family protein yields MIPSASTALEIAVLVPLVGALLIVLTGKRPNLREAVTLVTAVALFAVVLRIMYSLTREEIIEITLIEMLPGLSLSFHTEPLSILFAAIASFLWIVTSVYSIGYMRGNNEKHQTRFYACFAIALSGAMGVAFSANLLTLFVFYEVLTLSTYPLVAHKGDEAAKKGARTYLGILLATSIGLLLPAIIWTYAVAGTLDFRPGGILEGRIGGGLATVLLLMFVLGVGKAAVMPVHRWLPAAMVAPTPVSALLHAVAVVKAGVFTITKVIIYIFGLDFLVEVPTERLLVYLAGFTVITASVVALRQVNIKRMLAYSTISQLSYIVLAALVLAPLSEIGASVHIVAHAFGKITLFFAAGAIYIASKKTEITQLSGIGRRMPWTMTAFAIGGLSMVGVPPTAGFVSKWYMIAGAFQNDNYFVLAVLVIATALNAAYFLPIIFRAFFDTEDEPPQKDHGEAPWPMVAALTTTAALVLLFFVFNGPVVDLEYGILKGPE; encoded by the coding sequence ATGATCCCGAGCGCCTCCACCGCCCTCGAGATCGCCGTGCTGGTGCCGCTGGTGGGGGCGCTGCTCATCGTGCTCACCGGCAAGCGGCCCAACCTGCGCGAAGCGGTCACGCTGGTCACGGCGGTGGCCCTGTTCGCCGTCGTGCTGCGCATCATGTACAGCCTGACGCGCGAGGAGATCATCGAGATCACGCTGATCGAGATGCTGCCGGGGCTGAGCCTGTCCTTCCACACCGAGCCGCTGTCGATCCTGTTCGCCGCCATCGCCAGCTTCCTGTGGATCGTGACCTCGGTGTATTCCATCGGCTACATGCGCGGCAACAACGAAAAGCACCAGACGCGCTTCTACGCCTGCTTCGCCATCGCGCTCTCCGGCGCGATGGGCGTGGCGTTCTCGGCCAACCTGCTGACGCTGTTCGTGTTCTACGAGGTGCTCACGCTCTCCACCTACCCGCTGGTGGCGCACAAGGGCGACGAGGCGGCGAAGAAAGGCGCGCGCACCTACCTCGGCATCCTGCTCGCCACCTCCATCGGCCTGCTGCTGCCCGCCATCATCTGGACCTACGCCGTGGCCGGCACGCTCGACTTCAGGCCGGGCGGCATCCTCGAGGGGCGCATCGGCGGCGGCCTGGCGACAGTGCTGCTCTTGATGTTCGTGCTCGGCGTCGGCAAGGCCGCGGTGATGCCGGTGCACCGCTGGCTCCCGGCGGCCATGGTGGCGCCGACGCCGGTCTCCGCGCTGCTGCATGCGGTGGCCGTGGTGAAGGCCGGCGTGTTCACCATCACCAAGGTCATCATCTACATCTTCGGCCTGGACTTCCTGGTGGAGGTGCCGACCGAGCGGCTGCTGGTGTACCTCGCCGGCTTCACCGTCATCACCGCCTCGGTGGTGGCGCTGCGGCAGGTGAATATCAAGCGCATGCTGGCCTACTCCACCATCAGCCAGCTGTCCTACATCGTGCTCGCCGCGCTGGTGCTGGCGCCGCTGTCGGAAATCGGCGCGTCGGTGCACATCGTGGCGCACGCCTTCGGCAAGATCACGCTGTTCTTCGCCGCCGGCGCCATCTACATCGCGTCGAAGAAGACCGAGATCACGCAGCTGTCGGGCATCGGCCGGCGCATGCCGTGGACCATGACCGCCTTCGCCATCGGCGGGCTGTCGATGGTGGGCGTGCCGCCCACCGCCGGCTTCGTGTCCAAGTGGTACATGATCGCCGGCGCGTTCCAGAACGATAACTACTTCGTGCTCGCCGTGCTGGTCATCGCCACGGCGCTGAACGCGGCGTACTTCCTGCCCATCATCTTCCGCGCCTTCTTCGACACCGAGGACGAGCCGCCGCAGAAAGACCACGGCGAGGCGCCCTGGCCGATGGTGGCGGCGCTGACCACCACGGCGGCGCTGGTATTGTTGTTCTTCGTCTTCAACGGTCCCGTGGTGGACCTCGAATACGGCATCCTGAAGGGCCCGGAATGA